In Paenibacillus algicola, a genomic segment contains:
- a CDS encoding metallophosphoesterase gives MILWIVAGLATILILLWIWMSIEAFGYRVREESVSSSRIPEGFDGLHILFISDIHRRKLSMASMSDSLARADLVLIGGDLTEKGVPLSRVEHNLKILSSHSQAYAVLGNHDLNAGAVKVKELLRSAGVRLLKDETLVLEKGGDHIALTGYMQPKTRKHPFSNYKGKAKNDSYHIVLVHDPIWIKGRAKLGCDLILSGHTHGGQIVLPLLGAIRLEPFYYQKYDSGWFDLYRSRRSNEVIKLLISRGFGTSHIPIRLCCPSEYHLITLTRTP, from the coding sequence TTGATACTGTGGATCGTTGCCGGTTTGGCTACAATATTAATTTTGTTATGGATATGGATGAGTATAGAGGCTTTTGGATACCGGGTCAGAGAGGAGAGTGTGAGCTCTTCCCGGATTCCGGAAGGCTTTGACGGGCTTCACATTCTGTTTATTTCGGATATTCACCGGCGCAAGCTGTCTATGGCTTCAATGTCTGACTCATTGGCCCGTGCTGATCTGGTGCTGATTGGCGGTGATTTGACCGAAAAGGGGGTTCCTTTATCAAGAGTGGAGCACAACTTGAAGATCTTGTCTTCCCATTCACAGGCCTATGCTGTGCTGGGTAATCATGATCTCAACGCGGGAGCCGTCAAGGTGAAGGAGCTGCTCAGGAGTGCCGGAGTGAGGCTGTTGAAGGACGAAACGCTGGTGCTTGAAAAGGGCGGCGATCACATTGCACTGACGGGATATATGCAGCCCAAGACGCGGAAACACCCTTTTAGCAATTATAAGGGAAAAGCCAAAAACGACTCCTATCATATCGTCCTTGTACATGATCCCATCTGGATCAAGGGTAGAGCCAAGCTTGGCTGTGATTTAATCTTGTCGGGACATACGCATGGAGGACAGATCGTGCTGCCGCTGCTGGGTGCGATTCGCCTGGAACCATTTTATTATCAGAAATACGATTCCGGCTGGTTTGATCTGTACCGCAGCCGAAGGTCTAACGAAGTCATCAAGCTCTTGATCAGCCGGGGCTTTGGCACGTCTCACATTCCTATAAGACTGTGTTGTCCGTCCGAGTATCATCTGATCACATTAACAAGAACACCCTGA
- a CDS encoding CPBP family intramembrane glutamic endopeptidase, translating into MKKFKFKIQKIEPHQLTDRLLLINLYLTQGLTLVAALVWILFQHRNPIQLLELSGSWNVIYWGAGLAIVLLAADLLISRVLPESSMDDGGINELLFKGRPVWHIVVIALVVSICEELLFRGAIQFAIGPYWTSILFALIHVRYLRHWFPTGWVFLSSYGLGYIYIQTGSLWAPIVCHFLIDLISGLAIRFRQQKG; encoded by the coding sequence ATGAAAAAATTCAAATTCAAAATTCAAAAAATAGAGCCTCACCAGCTAACCGACAGACTGCTGCTCATTAATTTGTACTTAACTCAGGGTTTGACGCTGGTAGCAGCGCTGGTCTGGATTTTATTCCAGCACCGGAATCCGATCCAGCTGCTGGAGCTCTCCGGCAGCTGGAACGTAATCTATTGGGGCGCTGGGCTGGCGATCGTTTTATTGGCTGCAGATCTGTTAATATCCCGCGTTTTGCCAGAAAGCAGTATGGACGACGGCGGCATCAACGAGCTGCTGTTCAAAGGGCGGCCGGTGTGGCATATCGTGGTCATTGCCCTAGTGGTTTCTATTTGTGAGGAGCTTCTGTTCCGGGGAGCCATTCAATTTGCGATCGGTCCTTACTGGACAAGTATCCTCTTTGCTTTAATCCATGTGCGTTATTTAAGGCACTGGTTTCCAACAGGCTGGGTGTTTCTCAGCAGCTATGGGCTGGGTTATATATATATCCAGACCGGCTCGTTGTGGGCGCCGATTGTATGTCATTTCTTGATTGATCTAATATCGGGGCTTGCCATCCGTTTTCGACAACAGAAAGGATAG